The following are encoded together in the Mastacembelus armatus chromosome 6, fMasArm1.2, whole genome shotgun sequence genome:
- the bnip2 gene encoding BCL2/adenovirus E1B 19 kDa protein-interacting protein 2 isoform X4: protein MFGAVLEEPAWTHEELRNRQTSSPSSSGVSGEGDEEELDELQNSTASTVENAEEALQDSLTKTRGTPQERTVQDNEQKRPGARSSTPVSLPQPSSPSGPSGSLERQESVATTEARLRMEGVELKEEWQDEDFPRPLPEPEELEDELFGGTSEDQDPGYAVNHGKKIKKKLMAPDISLTLDRSEGSVLSDELDESTELDLDDIDTPSENSNEFEWEDDLPKPKSTDLLQKGVESVREYSAPEEREEGRSWRVFRIGEQEHRVDMKAIEPYKRVISHGGYYGDGLNAIIVFAVCFMPESSQPNYRYIMDNLFKYVIGTLELLVAENYMIVYLNGATSRKKMPTVGWLRKCYQQIDRRLRKNLKSLIIVHPSWFIRTLLALTKPFISSKFSQKIKYVYSLAHLAELVPMEYVSIPDCIKQFDDEKNRKSHKRIDQDMHGKVEIAAAAVPE, encoded by the exons ATGTTTGGAGCTGTACTGGAAGAGCCGGCTTG GACCCATGAGGAgctgagaaacagacagacgTCTAGTCCCTCATCTTCTGGAGTGTCGGGGGAAGGCGACGAGGAGGAATTGGACGAATTACAAAATAGCACAGCTTCCACAGTTGAAAATGCCGAAGAGGCACTTCAAGACAGTCTAACCAAAACAAGAGGTACGCCACAGGAAAGGACAGTCCAGGACAATGAGCAGAAACGGCCGGGAGCACGAAGCTCTACCCCAGTGAGTCTGCCCCAGCCAAGCTCACCATCTGGGCCCTCTGGAAG TCTGGAACGTCAAGAATCTGTCGCCACAACAGAAGCCCGTCTCAGAATGGAAGGAGTTGAACTTAAAGAAGAGTGGCAAGATGAGGACTTCCCACG GCCCCTACCAGAGCCTGAAGAGCTTGAAGATGAGCTTTTTGGTGGGACATCTGAAGACCAAGACCCTG GCTACGCAGTGAACCATGGCaagaagataaagaaaaagCTTATGGCTCCGGACATCAGTCTTACACTTGACCGCAGTGAAGGTTCTGTACTCTCTGATGAGCTTGATGAAAGTACAGAACTGGACCTTGATGACATCGACACACCCTCAGAAAACAGCAACGAGTTTGAATGGGAAG ATGATCTCCCTAAGCCAAAAAGCACAGATCTGCTACAGAAAGGTGTGGAGTCAGTACGGGAATACTCAGCCccggaggagagggaggagggtcGAAGCTGGAGGGTGTTTCGCATTGGAGAACAGGAACATAGAGTGGACATGAAGGCGATTGAACCCTACAAGAGGGTTATCAGCCATGGAG GTTACTATGGAGATGGTTTGAATGCAATaattgtgtttgctgtgtgctTTATGCCTGAGAGCAGTCAACCAAATTACAGATACATCATGGACAATTTATTCAA GTATGTCATCGGCACATTGGAGCTTTTGGTGGCCGAGAACTACATGATTGTGTATTTGAATGGAGCAACATCTAGGAAAAAGATGCCCACTGTTGGCTGGCTCAGAAAGTGCTATCAGCAGATTGATAGGAG ATTAAGGAAGAACTTGAAGTCTTTGATAATTGTTCATCCCTCTTGGTTTATTCGCACCCTTCTAGCACTCACAAAACCTTTCATAAG CTCCAAATTTAGTCAAAAAATCAAGTATGTGTACAGTTTGGCACATCTTGCGGAACTTGTGCCAATGGAGTATGTGTCCATACCAGACTGTATCAAGCA GTTTGACGACGAAAAAAATAGGAAAAGCCATAAAAG AATCGATCAGGACATGCACGGGAAGGTGGAGAtcgcagctgctgctgttccagAGTGA
- the bnip2 gene encoding BCL2/adenovirus E1B 19 kDa protein-interacting protein 2 isoform X1, with protein sequence MASDVIETEEVLKGVALSDRNLNPDFVTPRTHEELRNRQTSSPSSSGVSGEGDEEELDELQNSTASTVENAEEALQDSLTKTRGTPQERTVQDNEQKRPGARSSTPVSLPQPSSPSGPSGSLERQESVATTEARLRMEGVELKEEWQDEDFPRPLPEPEELEDELFGGTSEDQDPGYAVNHGKKIKKKLMAPDISLTLDRSEGSVLSDELDESTELDLDDIDTPSENSNEFEWEDDLPKPKSTDLLQKGVESVREYSAPEEREEGRSWRVFRIGEQEHRVDMKAIEPYKRVISHGGYYGDGLNAIIVFAVCFMPESSQPNYRYIMDNLFKYVIGTLELLVAENYMIVYLNGATSRKKMPTVGWLRKCYQQIDRRLRKNLKSLIIVHPSWFIRTLLALTKPFISSKFSQKIKYVYSLAHLAELVPMEYVSIPDCIKQFDDEKNRKSHKRIDQDMHGKVEIAAAAVPE encoded by the exons ATGGCGTCGGATGTGATTGAGACTGAAGAGGTGCTGAAGGGTGTAGCTTTGAGTGATAGGAATTTGAACCCAGATTTTGTCACACCCAGGACCCATGAGGAgctgagaaacagacagacgTCTAGTCCCTCATCTTCTGGAGTGTCGGGGGAAGGCGACGAGGAGGAATTGGACGAATTACAAAATAGCACAGCTTCCACAGTTGAAAATGCCGAAGAGGCACTTCAAGACAGTCTAACCAAAACAAGAGGTACGCCACAGGAAAGGACAGTCCAGGACAATGAGCAGAAACGGCCGGGAGCACGAAGCTCTACCCCAGTGAGTCTGCCCCAGCCAAGCTCACCATCTGGGCCCTCTGGAAG TCTGGAACGTCAAGAATCTGTCGCCACAACAGAAGCCCGTCTCAGAATGGAAGGAGTTGAACTTAAAGAAGAGTGGCAAGATGAGGACTTCCCACG GCCCCTACCAGAGCCTGAAGAGCTTGAAGATGAGCTTTTTGGTGGGACATCTGAAGACCAAGACCCTG GCTACGCAGTGAACCATGGCaagaagataaagaaaaagCTTATGGCTCCGGACATCAGTCTTACACTTGACCGCAGTGAAGGTTCTGTACTCTCTGATGAGCTTGATGAAAGTACAGAACTGGACCTTGATGACATCGACACACCCTCAGAAAACAGCAACGAGTTTGAATGGGAAG ATGATCTCCCTAAGCCAAAAAGCACAGATCTGCTACAGAAAGGTGTGGAGTCAGTACGGGAATACTCAGCCccggaggagagggaggagggtcGAAGCTGGAGGGTGTTTCGCATTGGAGAACAGGAACATAGAGTGGACATGAAGGCGATTGAACCCTACAAGAGGGTTATCAGCCATGGAG GTTACTATGGAGATGGTTTGAATGCAATaattgtgtttgctgtgtgctTTATGCCTGAGAGCAGTCAACCAAATTACAGATACATCATGGACAATTTATTCAA GTATGTCATCGGCACATTGGAGCTTTTGGTGGCCGAGAACTACATGATTGTGTATTTGAATGGAGCAACATCTAGGAAAAAGATGCCCACTGTTGGCTGGCTCAGAAAGTGCTATCAGCAGATTGATAGGAG ATTAAGGAAGAACTTGAAGTCTTTGATAATTGTTCATCCCTCTTGGTTTATTCGCACCCTTCTAGCACTCACAAAACCTTTCATAAG CTCCAAATTTAGTCAAAAAATCAAGTATGTGTACAGTTTGGCACATCTTGCGGAACTTGTGCCAATGGAGTATGTGTCCATACCAGACTGTATCAAGCA GTTTGACGACGAAAAAAATAGGAAAAGCCATAAAAG AATCGATCAGGACATGCACGGGAAGGTGGAGAtcgcagctgctgctgttccagAGTGA
- the bnip2 gene encoding BCL2/adenovirus E1B 19 kDa protein-interacting protein 2 isoform X3 yields MASDVIETEEVLKGVALSDRNLNPDFVTPRTHEELRNRQTSSPSSSGVSGEGDEEELDELQNSTASTVENAEEALQDSLTKTRGTPQERTVQDNEQKRPGARSSTPVSLPQPSSPSGPSGSLERQESVATTEARLRMEGVELKEEWQDEDFPRPLPEPEELEDELFGGTSEDQDPGYAVNHGKKIKKKLMAPDISLTLDRSEGSVLSDELDESTELDLDDIDTPSENSNEFEWEDDLPKPKSTDLLQKGVESVREYSAPEEREEGRSWRVFRIGEQEHRVDMKAIEPYKRVISHGGYYGDGLNAIIVFAVCFMPESSQPNYRYIMDNLFKYVIGTLELLVAENYMIVYLNGATSRKKMPTVGWLRKCYQQIDRRLRKNLKSLIIVHPSWFIRTLLALTKPFISSKFSQKIKYVYSLAHLAELVPMEYVSIPDCIKQIDQDMHGKVEIAAAAVPE; encoded by the exons ATGGCGTCGGATGTGATTGAGACTGAAGAGGTGCTGAAGGGTGTAGCTTTGAGTGATAGGAATTTGAACCCAGATTTTGTCACACCCAGGACCCATGAGGAgctgagaaacagacagacgTCTAGTCCCTCATCTTCTGGAGTGTCGGGGGAAGGCGACGAGGAGGAATTGGACGAATTACAAAATAGCACAGCTTCCACAGTTGAAAATGCCGAAGAGGCACTTCAAGACAGTCTAACCAAAACAAGAGGTACGCCACAGGAAAGGACAGTCCAGGACAATGAGCAGAAACGGCCGGGAGCACGAAGCTCTACCCCAGTGAGTCTGCCCCAGCCAAGCTCACCATCTGGGCCCTCTGGAAG TCTGGAACGTCAAGAATCTGTCGCCACAACAGAAGCCCGTCTCAGAATGGAAGGAGTTGAACTTAAAGAAGAGTGGCAAGATGAGGACTTCCCACG GCCCCTACCAGAGCCTGAAGAGCTTGAAGATGAGCTTTTTGGTGGGACATCTGAAGACCAAGACCCTG GCTACGCAGTGAACCATGGCaagaagataaagaaaaagCTTATGGCTCCGGACATCAGTCTTACACTTGACCGCAGTGAAGGTTCTGTACTCTCTGATGAGCTTGATGAAAGTACAGAACTGGACCTTGATGACATCGACACACCCTCAGAAAACAGCAACGAGTTTGAATGGGAAG ATGATCTCCCTAAGCCAAAAAGCACAGATCTGCTACAGAAAGGTGTGGAGTCAGTACGGGAATACTCAGCCccggaggagagggaggagggtcGAAGCTGGAGGGTGTTTCGCATTGGAGAACAGGAACATAGAGTGGACATGAAGGCGATTGAACCCTACAAGAGGGTTATCAGCCATGGAG GTTACTATGGAGATGGTTTGAATGCAATaattgtgtttgctgtgtgctTTATGCCTGAGAGCAGTCAACCAAATTACAGATACATCATGGACAATTTATTCAA GTATGTCATCGGCACATTGGAGCTTTTGGTGGCCGAGAACTACATGATTGTGTATTTGAATGGAGCAACATCTAGGAAAAAGATGCCCACTGTTGGCTGGCTCAGAAAGTGCTATCAGCAGATTGATAGGAG ATTAAGGAAGAACTTGAAGTCTTTGATAATTGTTCATCCCTCTTGGTTTATTCGCACCCTTCTAGCACTCACAAAACCTTTCATAAG CTCCAAATTTAGTCAAAAAATCAAGTATGTGTACAGTTTGGCACATCTTGCGGAACTTGTGCCAATGGAGTATGTGTCCATACCAGACTGTATCAAGCA AATCGATCAGGACATGCACGGGAAGGTGGAGAtcgcagctgctgctgttccagAGTGA
- the bnip2 gene encoding BCL2/adenovirus E1B 19 kDa protein-interacting protein 2 isoform X2, with product MASDVIETEEVLKGVALSDRNLNPDFVTPRTHEELRNRQTSSPSSSGVSGEGDEEELDELQNSTASTVENAEEALQDSLTKTRGTPQERTVQDNEQKRPGARSSTPVSLPQPSSPSGPSGSLERQESVATTEARLRMEGVELKEEWQDEDFPRPLPEPEELEDELFGGTSEDQDPGYAVNHGKKIKKKLMAPDISLTLDRSEGSVLSDELDESTELDLDDIDTPSENSNEFEWEDDLPKPKSTDLLQKGVESVREYSAPEEREEGRSWRVFRIGEQEHRVDMKAIEPYKRVISHGGYYGDGLNAIIVFAVCFMPESSQPNYRYIMDNLFKYVIGTLELLVAENYMIVYLNGATSRKKMPTVGWLRKCYQQIDRRLRKNLKSLIIVHPSWFIRTLLALTKPFISSKFSQKIKYVYSLAHLAELVPMEYVSIPDCIKQFDDEKNRKSHKRDTEMHQCTLFFLTVL from the exons ATGGCGTCGGATGTGATTGAGACTGAAGAGGTGCTGAAGGGTGTAGCTTTGAGTGATAGGAATTTGAACCCAGATTTTGTCACACCCAGGACCCATGAGGAgctgagaaacagacagacgTCTAGTCCCTCATCTTCTGGAGTGTCGGGGGAAGGCGACGAGGAGGAATTGGACGAATTACAAAATAGCACAGCTTCCACAGTTGAAAATGCCGAAGAGGCACTTCAAGACAGTCTAACCAAAACAAGAGGTACGCCACAGGAAAGGACAGTCCAGGACAATGAGCAGAAACGGCCGGGAGCACGAAGCTCTACCCCAGTGAGTCTGCCCCAGCCAAGCTCACCATCTGGGCCCTCTGGAAG TCTGGAACGTCAAGAATCTGTCGCCACAACAGAAGCCCGTCTCAGAATGGAAGGAGTTGAACTTAAAGAAGAGTGGCAAGATGAGGACTTCCCACG GCCCCTACCAGAGCCTGAAGAGCTTGAAGATGAGCTTTTTGGTGGGACATCTGAAGACCAAGACCCTG GCTACGCAGTGAACCATGGCaagaagataaagaaaaagCTTATGGCTCCGGACATCAGTCTTACACTTGACCGCAGTGAAGGTTCTGTACTCTCTGATGAGCTTGATGAAAGTACAGAACTGGACCTTGATGACATCGACACACCCTCAGAAAACAGCAACGAGTTTGAATGGGAAG ATGATCTCCCTAAGCCAAAAAGCACAGATCTGCTACAGAAAGGTGTGGAGTCAGTACGGGAATACTCAGCCccggaggagagggaggagggtcGAAGCTGGAGGGTGTTTCGCATTGGAGAACAGGAACATAGAGTGGACATGAAGGCGATTGAACCCTACAAGAGGGTTATCAGCCATGGAG GTTACTATGGAGATGGTTTGAATGCAATaattgtgtttgctgtgtgctTTATGCCTGAGAGCAGTCAACCAAATTACAGATACATCATGGACAATTTATTCAA GTATGTCATCGGCACATTGGAGCTTTTGGTGGCCGAGAACTACATGATTGTGTATTTGAATGGAGCAACATCTAGGAAAAAGATGCCCACTGTTGGCTGGCTCAGAAAGTGCTATCAGCAGATTGATAGGAG ATTAAGGAAGAACTTGAAGTCTTTGATAATTGTTCATCCCTCTTGGTTTATTCGCACCCTTCTAGCACTCACAAAACCTTTCATAAG CTCCAAATTTAGTCAAAAAATCAAGTATGTGTACAGTTTGGCACATCTTGCGGAACTTGTGCCAATGGAGTATGTGTCCATACCAGACTGTATCAAGCA GTTTGACGACGAAAAAAATAGGAAAAGCCATAAAAG AGATACAGAAATGCACCAATGCACCTTATTCTTTCTCACAGTTTTGTAA